In Elusimicrobium sp. An273, a genomic segment contains:
- the queF gene encoding preQ(1) synthase — protein sequence MHDIDFGYTSDHARKNADAVLPDIQCWPNQYKRDYDIKIELPEFTSVCPKTGLPDFGVITIEYVPDELCLELKSLKYYLLEYRDMGIFMENIANKILDDVVKACKPKRAVVTGVFTPRGGLRSVITAKYEKK from the coding sequence ATGCACGATATTGACTTTGGTTATACTTCGGATCATGCCCGTAAAAATGCGGATGCGGTACTGCCGGACATTCAATGCTGGCCCAACCAATATAAACGGGATTATGACATTAAGATAGAATTGCCGGAATTTACGTCCGTCTGCCCCAAAACGGGGCTGCCGGATTTTGGCGTGATTACCATTGAATATGTACCCGATGAACTGTGCCTGGAACTGAAATCGCTGAAGTACTATTTGCTGGAATACCGCGATATGGGTATATTTATGGAAAACATCGCCAATAAAATTTTGGATGACGTGGTAAAAGCGTGCAAGCCCAAAAGAGCGGTGGTAACCGGTGTGTTTACGCCGCGCGGCGGGCTGCGCTCGGTCATTACGGCGAAATACGAGAAAAAATGA
- a CDS encoding heavy metal translocating P-type ATPase, whose translation MSEQSTVISRPEPAALSVPSRAFTYRFFLSSCFLVLVLFSLTFHHSGVGIFILGLMNFLFCADVLVRSAAKDIWAGRFSFAVLISLCAGAGFVYASLNTFLTVKLFGPSVDLFLYSGLLVTLGLWAERRLTREKERARVFIKKIDDFLPKSGRLCVGRQFRKVFANELKKGDLIFVKPGERLAADGIVRQGKTSIDEQLITGNMLPTSKTEGSRVYAGTLNKSAEIYVEVTEVLAASALMSVIDAIKKGELLRSKFKSALDAFSGWVLLLLLLAAGGVYGFLLYTHGAGQWFHCLGIFLFILAAGCPAALVFAAVFPSFFTRSGARASKIKIQNVYALEELAQADTVFFDKTGTLTYGELRVSGVYPAKKISERQLLETIASAEQLVDGPFADAINLYAKKHKVKIQRVLCFDVLPGLGVQATCGEDKILAGRTQWLEEQGIKTSAKIATAAEAVVCVARNGKFLGFLTLSDELRPGAKETVALLKSLGKDVILISGDNEVSVGVIAQEAGIEKMNFNVLPKTKAEIVSNLRALGKKVVMVGDGFNDIIALLKADAGIVFSSGRNVYNNWVDVIVKRRDLFPISYLFTINKKLRRVVAMNVLLAVLLNGLVAAWLVGRMPQPSGWPLLVGGSLAVVLIVLLNSVRMLKIK comes from the coding sequence ATGTCAGAACAATCTACTGTTATTTCCCGCCCGGAGCCGGCCGCACTTTCTGTGCCGTCCCGGGCGTTTACATACCGTTTTTTTCTCTCCTCCTGCTTTTTGGTGCTGGTGCTTTTTTCGCTTACGTTTCATCATTCCGGAGTGGGAATTTTTATTTTGGGGCTGATGAATTTTCTGTTCTGCGCCGATGTGCTGGTGCGTTCGGCCGCCAAAGACATTTGGGCGGGGCGTTTTAGTTTTGCGGTGCTGATTAGCCTGTGTGCCGGGGCCGGGTTTGTGTATGCTTCTTTAAACACGTTTCTTACCGTTAAACTGTTTGGCCCGTCTGTCGATTTGTTTTTGTATTCTGGGCTTTTGGTTACGCTGGGCCTGTGGGCGGAACGCCGCTTGACCCGCGAAAAAGAACGCGCCCGCGTATTTATTAAAAAAATAGATGATTTTTTGCCCAAATCCGGCCGTTTGTGCGTGGGCAGACAATTTAGAAAAGTATTTGCCAACGAACTGAAAAAAGGCGATTTGATTTTTGTAAAACCGGGCGAACGCTTGGCGGCGGACGGAATCGTCCGCCAGGGGAAAACGTCCATTGACGAACAGCTGATTACCGGCAATATGCTGCCGACCTCCAAAACGGAAGGGAGCCGGGTGTATGCGGGCACGCTGAACAAATCGGCGGAAATATATGTGGAAGTAACGGAAGTGTTGGCTGCCTCGGCGTTGATGAGCGTGATTGACGCCATTAAAAAAGGGGAATTGCTGCGCAGTAAATTTAAAAGCGCGCTGGATGCTTTTTCCGGGTGGGTGTTGCTGCTGCTGTTGCTGGCGGCGGGGGGCGTATATGGGTTTTTGCTCTACACGCACGGCGCCGGGCAATGGTTTCACTGCTTGGGGATTTTCCTCTTTATTTTAGCGGCGGGCTGCCCGGCCGCGCTCGTATTTGCGGCGGTGTTCCCGTCGTTTTTTACGCGTTCCGGCGCACGGGCCAGCAAAATTAAAATTCAAAATGTATACGCCTTGGAAGAACTGGCGCAGGCCGATACGGTATTTTTTGATAAAACCGGCACGCTGACATATGGCGAACTGCGGGTGTCTGGCGTATATCCGGCCAAAAAAATATCGGAGCGGCAGCTCTTGGAAACGATTGCTTCGGCCGAGCAATTGGTGGACGGCCCGTTTGCAGATGCCATCAATTTGTATGCAAAAAAGCACAAAGTAAAAATCCAGCGGGTGCTGTGCTTTGACGTGTTGCCCGGGCTAGGCGTGCAGGCCACGTGCGGGGAAGACAAAATTTTGGCCGGACGCACCCAATGGCTGGAGGAACAGGGCATTAAAACTTCCGCCAAAATCGCCACGGCGGCGGAAGCGGTGGTATGCGTGGCCCGGAACGGGAAATTTTTGGGCTTTTTGACCCTGTCGGATGAACTGCGGCCCGGAGCCAAGGAAACGGTGGCATTGCTTAAATCGCTGGGAAAAGACGTAATTTTAATTTCCGGCGACAATGAAGTTTCCGTGGGCGTCATTGCCCAAGAAGCGGGAATTGAAAAAATGAATTTTAACGTGCTGCCCAAGACCAAGGCGGAAATCGTGTCCAACCTGCGCGCGTTGGGAAAGAAAGTGGTCATGGTGGGGGACGGGTTCAACGACATTATCGCCTTGCTCAAGGCCGACGCGGGAATTGTGTTTTCCTCCGGGCGCAACGTGTACAACAACTGGGTGGATGTTATTGTAAAACGGCGGGACTTGTTTCCCATTTCCTATTTATTTACAATAAATAAGAAACTGCGCCGGGTGGTCGCAATGAACGTACTGCTGGCCGTACTGCTTAATGGCCTTGTGGCGGCGTGGCTGGTGGGGCGTATGCCGCAGCCTTCCGGCTGGCCGCTTTTAGTGGGCGGGAGCCTGGCGGTGGTGTTAATCGTTTTGTTAAATTCAGTGAGGATGTTAAAAATAAAATGA
- a CDS encoding tetratricopeptide repeat protein produces the protein MKKILGCAAAVLLLAACSDGNERLFKQAQLATSKGNYTQAMQLYSRLLKQDPKNASALANRGILWERLPFENEKERAKNRAYAEQDYLKAIEANPNIPEIYNNLGALYIDMGRYVPAVYYLSDAISLNPKYFTALMNRAIAYFRMGRVTDSLADFNRAFRIRQDEPLLYLNRGLAYFASGQYELALDDYTYLISLTPDDARPYLERARAFIKAGYPAQAYADLEEAVSIKPTYALAYYYMGDLMFRRGETDYALGLLVKSKELASQYVPTYDLMGDMLSVEDPVAATANYMVAKKLDPANAAKYDRKIKLMRTEEGRQRVLAERFFPN, from the coding sequence ATGAAAAAGATATTAGGGTGCGCCGCAGCCGTTTTGCTGTTGGCCGCGTGCAGCGATGGAAATGAACGCCTTTTTAAGCAGGCCCAGTTGGCCACTTCTAAAGGCAACTACACGCAGGCGATGCAGTTGTATTCGCGCCTTCTCAAACAAGATCCCAAAAACGCTTCTGCCCTGGCCAACCGGGGGATTTTGTGGGAACGCCTTCCGTTTGAAAATGAAAAAGAACGCGCCAAAAACCGCGCTTATGCCGAGCAGGATTATTTAAAAGCCATAGAAGCCAACCCCAATATCCCGGAAATATACAACAACTTGGGCGCTTTGTATATTGATATGGGCCGCTATGTGCCGGCGGTTTACTATTTGTCCGATGCCATTAGCTTAAATCCCAAATACTTTACCGCGTTAATGAACCGTGCCATTGCTTACTTTCGCATGGGCCGTGTAACGGATTCTTTGGCGGATTTTAACCGGGCGTTTCGTATCCGGCAGGATGAGCCGCTTCTTTATTTAAACCGCGGCTTGGCGTATTTTGCTTCGGGCCAATACGAACTGGCACTGGATGATTATACGTATTTAATTTCGCTCACGCCCGACGATGCCCGCCCGTATTTGGAACGCGCCCGCGCTTTTATCAAAGCGGGCTATCCGGCCCAGGCGTATGCGGATTTGGAAGAGGCGGTTTCCATTAAGCCTACCTATGCGTTGGCCTATTATTACATGGGGGATTTGATGTTCCGCCGCGGCGAGACGGATTACGCCTTGGGGCTGTTGGTCAAATCCAAGGAGCTTGCCAGCCAGTATGTGCCCACGTATGATTTAATGGGGGATATGCTTTCGGTGGAAGATCCGGTAGCGGCGACGGCAAACTATATGGTGGCCAAAAAGCTGGATCCGGCCAATGCCGCCAAGTATGACCGCAAAATAAAATTGATGCGCACGGAAGAAGGGCGCCAACGCGTATTGGCGGAGCGTTTCTTCCCGAATTAA
- the lspA gene encoding signal peptidase II, which yields MKENSMLLSVVAGIFLLDHITKVAAFFYLPDQPVELLPFFHLTYVENTGAAFGMMQNGNFLLIFVMLAIIAYIIISWRELCSCGSLVKWGAVFILAGALGNLYDRILLGFVIDFLDFRVWPVFNVADSFITVGGCMFVISLFMQRRKKREER from the coding sequence ATGAAAGAAAACAGCATGCTTTTAAGCGTGGTGGCGGGAATTTTCCTGCTGGATCATATCACCAAGGTAGCCGCTTTTTTCTATTTGCCCGATCAACCGGTGGAGCTGCTTCCGTTTTTCCATTTGACCTATGTGGAAAATACGGGGGCGGCTTTTGGCATGATGCAAAACGGCAATTTTCTGCTCATTTTCGTCATGCTGGCCATTATCGCCTATATTATTATCAGCTGGCGGGAATTATGTTCCTGCGGAAGCTTGGTAAAATGGGGCGCCGTATTTATTTTGGCGGGTGCATTGGGCAATCTTTATGATAGAATACTGTTAGGATTTGTTATTGACTTTTTGGATTTCCGGGTTTGGCCCGTGTTTAATGTGGCTGACTCCTTTATCACAGTGGGCGGTTGTATGTTTGTGATTTCGCTGTTCATGCAACGCCGCAAAAAACGGGAGGAACGATGA
- the ileS gene encoding isoleucine--tRNA ligase, which yields MAKNKYSHTVLLPKTDFPMRAGLAQKEPKILEFWQSIHLYEAMLKKNEAGKHFVLHDGPPYANGKIHIGHALDKTIKDIIIKSRAMTGYYTPYVPGWDCHGLPIEQALLKELKQDKKHITDVPAFRKKARAFAAKFIDLQRQGFKRLGVQGDWDNPYLTMSPRYEGITIGVFLDLIEKGYVYKGQKTITWCSHCETALADAETEYKDVKSSSIYLRFKLVDPKKEIFGDLDYTKPVSLAVWTTTPWTIPSNMAAAVSNTEDYAVLKDEKTGEYYIVAEKLAEEFLKNTGLDCTQAGKVAGADLVGLKYYHPLTHKENPVIWTDFVTMDAGVGIVHIAPGHGEDDFRAGKQWGLETFCPVDEKGCYTKEAGVFEGMHVFDANPLMVKKLDELGALIKEQEITHSYPHCWRCHNPIIFRATEQWFMSIDKDGLRQKLMDNLSNVKFYPAGGEERMRSMIALRPDWCLSRQRFWGTPVTVLYCKKCGKPQVNHELFAFIKERAMKEGSDFWFIDPVEKLMPQGYHCECGCGEFRKETDILDVWLDSGVSWAAVVKDRGMSFPADVYSEGSDQHRGWFQSSYIPSFTLEGTAPFKTILTHGMVLDQQGRPMHKSLGNSVDPEDVINKYGADILRLWVAFSDYQGDVRISDEILGGPVDTYRKIRNTVRYALGNLSDYDPALHRVPAKELAEMDQYMLGRLNELIQEVHAGYSEFNFRRAIRAITDFCILDLSSFMLDASKDRLYTLGASSAARRSAQTVLAEIAVTLLQLMAPVLSFTAEEAWQELRKTALGRDLPQSIFLSNMPANASMIPDVKLEEKWNKIRRVRETVQKVLEETRQKGVIGSSLEAKVTFKTSNPEMKAFLEETKALWPEIAIVSEVEIADGKEELEVTAEHAAGQKCARCWQWKREVGSVPGHADLCARCADVLEKEGIKVEEEEQVRA from the coding sequence ATGGCAAAAAATAAGTATTCCCATACCGTTTTGCTGCCCAAAACGGATTTTCCGATGCGCGCAGGTCTTGCGCAGAAAGAACCCAAAATCTTGGAGTTCTGGCAGTCCATCCATCTTTACGAAGCAATGCTTAAAAAGAACGAAGCCGGCAAACATTTTGTCTTGCACGACGGCCCGCCCTATGCCAACGGGAAAATTCACATTGGGCACGCTCTGGATAAAACCATTAAGGATATTATTATTAAAAGCCGCGCAATGACGGGGTATTATACGCCCTACGTCCCGGGGTGGGACTGCCATGGCCTGCCCATTGAACAGGCGCTTTTAAAAGAATTGAAACAGGACAAAAAGCACATCACCGATGTGCCGGCCTTCCGCAAAAAAGCCCGCGCCTTTGCCGCCAAATTTATTGATTTGCAACGCCAAGGCTTTAAACGCCTGGGCGTGCAGGGCGATTGGGACAACCCGTATCTTACCATGTCACCGCGCTACGAAGGCATTACGATCGGCGTATTTTTGGATTTGATTGAAAAAGGCTACGTGTATAAAGGGCAAAAAACCATTACGTGGTGTTCCCACTGCGAAACGGCTTTGGCCGACGCCGAAACGGAATACAAAGACGTTAAATCTTCTTCCATTTACCTGCGTTTTAAATTGGTAGACCCCAAAAAAGAAATCTTTGGCGATTTGGATTACACCAAACCCGTCAGCCTGGCGGTCTGGACGACCACCCCGTGGACGATCCCTTCCAACATGGCGGCCGCCGTATCCAATACCGAAGATTACGCCGTTTTGAAAGACGAAAAAACGGGCGAATACTACATTGTGGCCGAAAAACTGGCCGAAGAATTTTTGAAAAATACCGGGTTGGATTGCACGCAAGCCGGCAAAGTGGCCGGAGCGGACTTGGTGGGATTAAAATACTATCATCCGCTGACGCATAAAGAAAACCCCGTCATCTGGACGGACTTTGTAACGATGGACGCCGGGGTGGGTATCGTGCACATCGCGCCCGGCCACGGCGAGGACGACTTCCGCGCCGGCAAACAATGGGGCTTGGAAACCTTCTGCCCCGTGGACGAAAAAGGCTGCTACACCAAAGAAGCGGGCGTGTTTGAAGGCATGCACGTGTTTGACGCCAACCCGCTGATGGTGAAAAAGCTCGACGAACTGGGAGCGCTTATTAAAGAGCAGGAAATCACCCACAGCTATCCGCACTGCTGGCGCTGCCATAACCCCATTATTTTCCGCGCCACCGAACAGTGGTTTATGAGCATTGACAAAGACGGCCTGCGCCAGAAATTAATGGATAATCTGTCCAACGTTAAATTCTATCCCGCCGGCGGCGAAGAGCGGATGCGCTCCATGATTGCGCTGCGGCCGGATTGGTGTCTTTCGCGCCAGCGCTTTTGGGGCACCCCGGTAACGGTGCTGTACTGCAAAAAATGCGGCAAGCCGCAGGTAAACCACGAGCTGTTTGCGTTTATTAAAGAACGCGCGATGAAAGAAGGCTCTGATTTTTGGTTTATTGACCCGGTGGAAAAACTGATGCCGCAAGGATATCACTGCGAATGCGGGTGCGGGGAATTCCGCAAAGAAACCGACATTTTGGACGTATGGCTGGATTCGGGCGTATCGTGGGCGGCCGTGGTGAAAGACCGCGGCATGTCCTTCCCGGCGGACGTCTATTCCGAAGGTTCCGACCAGCACCGCGGCTGGTTCCAAAGTTCGTATATTCCTTCCTTCACGTTGGAAGGAACGGCGCCTTTCAAAACGATTTTAACGCACGGCATGGTGCTGGATCAGCAAGGCCGCCCGATGCACAAATCGCTGGGCAACAGCGTAGACCCCGAAGACGTCATCAACAAATACGGCGCCGACATTCTGCGCCTGTGGGTGGCCTTCTCCGACTATCAGGGCGACGTGCGCATTTCCGACGAAATTTTAGGCGGCCCGGTGGATACGTACCGCAAAATCCGCAACACGGTGCGCTATGCGTTGGGCAACCTGTCCGATTACGATCCGGCCCTGCACCGCGTGCCCGCCAAAGAATTGGCGGAGATGGATCAATATATGCTGGGACGCCTGAACGAGTTAATCCAGGAAGTCCATGCCGGCTACAGCGAGTTTAACTTCCGCCGCGCCATCCGCGCGATTACGGATTTTTGTATTTTGGATCTGTCTTCGTTTATGCTGGACGCTTCCAAAGACCGCCTGTACACGCTGGGGGCTTCGTCTGCGGCGCGGCGCAGCGCGCAGACGGTGCTGGCCGAAATTGCCGTTACGCTGTTGCAGCTCATGGCACCGGTGCTTTCGTTTACCGCCGAAGAAGCCTGGCAGGAACTGCGCAAAACCGCGCTGGGGCGCGATTTGCCGCAGAGCATTTTCCTTTCCAACATGCCGGCCAACGCTTCCATGATTCCGGACGTGAAACTGGAAGAAAAATGGAACAAAATCCGCCGCGTGCGCGAAACCGTGCAGAAAGTATTGGAAGAAACCCGCCAGAAAGGTGTGATCGGCTCTTCGCTGGAAGCCAAGGTAACTTTTAAAACTTCCAATCCGGAAATGAAGGCGTTCTTGGAAGAAACGAAAGCCTTGTGGCCGGAAATTGCCATCGTGTCCGAAGTGGAAATTGCGGACGGAAAAGAAGAGCTGGAAGTAACGGCGGAACACGCCGCCGGCCAAAAATGCGCCCGCTGCTGGCAGTGGAAGCGCGAAGTAGGTTCGGTGCCCGGCCATGCGGATTTGTGCGCCCGGTGCGCGGACGTGCTGGAAAAAGAGGGAATTAAAGTAGAGGAAGAGGAACAAGTCCGTGCGTAA
- a CDS encoding metal-dependent transcriptional regulator, whose translation MKYGKIYTHKLPRGAEEHEMKLSPNMEDYLEAVSLCANSEGVARVSDIRDMLGVKTPSVTGAMKALAQGGYVRHQPYSGIELTVKGRRAAEDVKKRHAILSRFLTQVIGVSPKIADMDACKMEHAVSRETLEKLHDYLRKQTGEK comes from the coding sequence ATGAAATATGGTAAGATATACACACACAAGCTGCCCCGCGGGGCAGAGGAGCACGAGATGAAATTATCCCCCAATATGGAAGACTATTTGGAAGCCGTTTCGCTGTGTGCCAACAGTGAAGGCGTGGCCCGGGTGAGCGATATCCGCGATATGTTGGGCGTCAAGACACCCAGCGTAACCGGAGCCATGAAAGCGCTGGCACAGGGGGGATATGTGCGCCACCAGCCCTACAGCGGCATTGAACTGACCGTAAAAGGCCGCCGCGCCGCCGAAGACGTGAAAAAACGCCACGCCATTTTAAGCCGCTTTCTTACCCAAGTTATCGGCGTGAGCCCCAAAATCGCCGATATGGACGCCTGCAAAATGGAGCACGCCGTCAGCCGCGAAACCTTGGAAAAACTGCACGACTACCTGCGCAAGCAAACCGGCGAAAAATAA
- the gdhA gene encoding NADP-specific glutamate dehydrogenase, with amino-acid sequence MDTNTYTEQFLAALTKRDPAQKVFHQAVFEVVSTLKPVLEQKPLYIKERILERIVEPERTIIFRVPWQDDKGEIHVNRGFRVQYNSALGPYKGGMRFHETVTQDVLKFLGFEQVFKNSLTTLPLGGGKGGSDFDTRGKSDSEVMRFCHSFINELYHHIGYHTDIPAGDLGCGAREIGYMFGQYKKLTNDFTGAFTGKKPNWGGSLLRPEATGYGVAYFAQNMLATKGDSLQHKTCIVSGTGNVGIYAIEKLTQLGGKVVGFMDYDGSIYDENGVDAEKLAFLKDLVFVRRGSLKEYDKKFKGAHFRPGKKTWDIPCDVACPTACENELHTEDAKLLLKNGCKCVCEGSNMPCTPGAIEAFQEAGILYSPGKASNAGGVAVSGLEMTQNSMRVYWTREEVDQYLQRIMNNIHHSCLSAAEEYGMKGNYMAGANIAGFIKVADAMIDQGLV; translated from the coding sequence ATGGACACCAATACTTACACCGAGCAGTTCCTGGCGGCGCTAACCAAAAGAGACCCCGCCCAAAAAGTTTTTCACCAGGCCGTATTTGAAGTGGTCAGCACGTTAAAACCCGTGCTGGAGCAAAAACCGCTCTATATTAAAGAACGCATTCTGGAGCGGATTGTGGAACCGGAACGCACCATTATCTTCCGCGTGCCGTGGCAGGACGACAAAGGGGAAATTCACGTCAACCGCGGGTTCCGCGTGCAATACAACAGCGCCTTAGGGCCCTACAAAGGCGGTATGCGCTTTCACGAAACGGTTACGCAGGACGTCCTTAAATTTTTAGGTTTTGAACAAGTATTTAAAAACAGTTTAACCACCCTTCCCTTGGGCGGCGGCAAAGGCGGCAGCGATTTTGACACGCGCGGCAAGTCCGACAGTGAAGTCATGCGTTTTTGCCATTCGTTTATCAACGAACTGTACCACCACATCGGCTACCACACCGATATCCCCGCCGGAGACTTGGGCTGCGGAGCGCGCGAAATCGGGTACATGTTCGGGCAGTACAAAAAGCTGACCAACGATTTTACCGGCGCATTCACCGGCAAAAAGCCCAACTGGGGCGGCAGTTTATTGCGGCCGGAAGCCACCGGCTACGGCGTGGCGTATTTTGCGCAGAATATGCTGGCCACCAAAGGCGACAGCCTGCAGCACAAAACGTGCATCGTGTCCGGCACGGGCAACGTGGGCATTTACGCCATTGAAAAGCTGACCCAGCTGGGAGGGAAAGTCGTCGGGTTTATGGATTACGACGGCAGCATTTACGACGAAAACGGCGTGGACGCCGAAAAGTTGGCTTTCCTGAAGGATTTGGTCTTTGTCCGCCGCGGCAGTTTAAAAGAGTACGACAAAAAATTCAAAGGCGCGCATTTCCGCCCCGGCAAAAAAACGTGGGACATTCCGTGCGACGTGGCCTGCCCCACCGCCTGCGAAAACGAACTGCACACCGAAGACGCCAAACTGCTTTTGAAAAACGGCTGCAAATGCGTGTGCGAAGGCTCCAATATGCCCTGCACGCCGGGCGCGATTGAAGCGTTCCAAGAGGCGGGCATTTTGTATTCGCCCGGCAAAGCCTCCAACGCCGGGGGCGTGGCCGTATCGGGCCTGGAGATGACGCAAAACAGCATGCGCGTATATTGGACGCGCGAAGAGGTAGACCAATACCTCCAGCGCATTATGAACAACATCCACCACAGCTGCCTCTCCGCCGCCGAAGAATACGGCATGAAAGGCAATTATATGGCGGGGGCCAACATCGCCGGTTTTATAAAAGTGGCCGACGCGATGATAGACCAAGGGCTCGTGTAA
- a CDS encoding dicarboxylate/amino acid:cation symporter — translation MMKLRKRKLHLKLKWGLLPGVICAIALGIGCGLFFPDWLVRAALTFNGFFGNFLGFIIPLLIVGLVAPGIAELGRSAGRLLLITTVLAYGFTLASGFFSYGVSEAVFPYLLETSSQTAQFAAAAELKPYFTVAMPPVMDVMSALVLAFTLGLGMAVIQGSRLKGIMWDFRDIIDRVIARVIIPLLPYYIFGIFLNMTVSGQVVAVLGVFAKIIVLIFVITAVMLFLQFAAAGVVAGKNPFSMLKTMSVAYMTALGTQSSAATIPVTLKQTVKLGVREEVAGFVVPLCATIHLSGSTMKIVACALAILFMSGTPMPFARFAGFICMLGITMVAAPGVPGGAIMAALGILQSMLGFSEAELGLMIALYIAMDSFGTACNVTGDGAISVIVDKIYSRRAPQAAPKMPSAPGNPQGIRIG, via the coding sequence ATGATGAAACTGAGAAAAAGAAAACTGCATTTGAAATTAAAATGGGGGCTGCTGCCGGGGGTAATCTGTGCGATTGCGCTTGGGATCGGGTGCGGCCTGTTTTTCCCGGACTGGCTGGTGCGGGCGGCCCTTACGTTTAACGGGTTTTTCGGAAATTTTTTAGGGTTTATAATTCCGTTATTGATTGTGGGCCTGGTGGCGCCCGGCATTGCGGAGTTGGGGCGCAGCGCGGGCCGGCTGTTGCTGATTACCACGGTGTTGGCGTATGGGTTTACGCTGGCGTCGGGCTTTTTTAGTTACGGCGTGTCGGAGGCGGTGTTTCCGTATTTGTTGGAAACGTCTTCCCAAACGGCGCAGTTTGCGGCGGCGGCGGAGTTAAAGCCGTATTTTACGGTGGCCATGCCGCCCGTGATGGATGTGATGAGCGCCCTGGTGCTGGCGTTTACGCTGGGGCTGGGGATGGCGGTCATACAAGGCAGTCGTTTAAAAGGCATTATGTGGGATTTTCGCGATATTATTGACCGCGTCATCGCGCGGGTGATTATTCCGCTGCTTCCGTACTACATTTTTGGCATTTTTTTAAATATGACGGTTTCCGGCCAGGTGGTGGCGGTGCTGGGCGTATTCGCCAAAATCATCGTGTTGATTTTTGTCATTACGGCGGTGATGCTTTTCTTGCAGTTTGCGGCGGCCGGCGTGGTGGCGGGGAAAAACCCGTTTTCGATGTTAAAAACGATGTCGGTGGCGTATATGACGGCCTTGGGCACGCAGTCCTCCGCGGCGACGATTCCCGTTACGCTTAAGCAAACCGTCAAATTGGGCGTGCGCGAGGAAGTGGCCGGCTTTGTGGTGCCGCTGTGCGCAACGATTCACTTGTCCGGAAGCACGATGAAAATTGTGGCCTGCGCACTGGCTATTTTGTTTATGAGCGGGACGCCCATGCCGTTTGCCCGGTTTGCCGGATTTATTTGCATGCTGGGGATAACCATGGTGGCCGCGCCGGGGGTGCCGGGGGGCGCCATTATGGCGGCGCTGGGCATTTTGCAGAGCATGCTGGGCTTCTCCGAGGCGGAGCTGGGGCTGATGATCGCGCTCTATATTGCTATGGATTCCTTCGGCACGGCCTGCAACGTAACGGGGGACGGCGCCATTTCGGTGATTGTGGATAAAATTTATTCCCGCCGGGCGCCGCAGGCGGCCCCCAAAATGCCGTCCGCGCCGGGCAACCCGCAGGGCATACGCATTGGATAA